GGTCTGGTAATAGGGGCCGGCGAAGTCGACTTCCTTCTTCCTCTTGTCGCTGATGCCATAGGTCCCCACCACCATGTGGACATCCCCGTTTCTCAGGAGAGTCTCACGGGTGTTGCTCCCCAGAGGTTCGAAATGGATGTTCTCCGGGGGGATCCGCATGAACTCGGCGATGTGTCTGGCGTATTCGATCTCCGCTCCGATCCACCGGGGTTTCTCTTTCGTGCCCTCATTGGTGCTCAGTCCGGGCTGGTTGTCCTTGACGCCGATCCTGAAAGTCCCCTTGCCGTTCTGGGCGTTCCTCAGCGCGACCAGGGCCTCGGTCTCGGGGAACGACGCCGGCTCGTGGATCCAGAGGAACCAGCCGCCGACGGCGAGAAGCGCGAGGCACGCGGTTCCGGCCAGTGCGGAGACCGGTCCCCTGCCGCTCCCGCGACGCCGTCGTCGGGGCCCGCCCTCCGGCGGTTCGGCGCCGAAACCGTGCCGGTCGGTCTTCCCGGCAACAGGGGCGGGGGCCTCCGCGGGGGCGCCGGAAGCGTTGTCCGCGTCGTCCGCGGACGGGCCCGGGACAGGGTTCTGGCCAATGAGCGTGTTGTCCGCGCTGTCCGCGCCGTCCGTGGACGAGGTGCGGACGACCTGGCCGACGATGGTCCGCGGCCCCGTCGGGGCGGTCAGGGCGGGGAGGCCGATCTGCTCGCGGATGGTGTCCATGCGGGCGTTGTGGGAGTCGAGTTCGGCGTCGGCGATTTCGAGGAAGCGGTCGTACTCCGACGGCTCGGGAGCCGGCACCTGGCCGGGGGCCTCGCCGGAGGAACCGGCGGGAGAGTCCCGCCCGGTGAGCTGTTTGAACGCGCGGCGGTTCTCCTCGGCCTGCTGGAACGCCTCGATGCGCAGTTCCTCGGCCTGCTGCTGTTCCCGGCGGGCGCGGGCCAGTCTCTCCTCGAACTCCGCGTGCCGCCGCTCGGTCTCGGTCAGCCGCCGTTCGGCTTCGGCCAGCCGCCGTTGGCGCTCGGCGGAGCGTCGTCTGATCTGTGCGGCGCGGTGCTGATTGGCGGTCGTGGCCGACTCCTGCTGGTGCAACTGGAGGCGCACCTGGTCCCGTTCGGCCTCCAGCGTGCGGCAGCGCTGGTTCAGGTCGGCCATCGCGCGGATGAAGGCGTAGATGAGGAGCGTGAGGCTCTGTACCGTCTCCTGCGCCTCGATCTGGCCCTGCCGGGCGTTGTCCAGGCGCATCTCGTACTCGTGCGGGCTGCCACCGGGGGACGCAGCGGGGGCCGACTCCGCCCGGCGGATCGCGTCCGCGTCGGTGGCGGCGCGCAGCAGCTCGTGCCCGAGCCCCCGGTGCAGTTGCTGGTCCTGGCGGGGGACGAGCTTGGTGACGACGCTGTCCAGCACCGACAGGGGAATGAGCTTGCGGCCCCTGAGGAACTCGCTCCACTGCGTGCGGCTGCACGGGAATCCGTCCGCCAGCTGCCGCACCGTATGTCCGGCCACCCGCGCGCGTAACCACTCCGCGAGTTCGTTCGCCTCGGCCGTGTCCCCCGCCACCGGGCGGTACCGGGCGGTCAGCCGATGGGTGGGCCGCTCGTCGTCATGCACTGGTACCGCCTCCACGGGAGTCGGATCCGTCCGCGCGTCCCGGGTTCTTGTCCCGTTTCGGCGCTGTGACCTGCGCGGACGTCACCGGACGTGAACGGACGTAAAGGGACATCAGACCATCAACACACCCTGGTCATCTACCCGTTCCACGAACCAGGAAGGCAACCGTCATGCGAATGCGATCGAAGGGCCGTGCCGCGCTCCTCCTCCGCCGCGTGCCTGTCACGGCCGTCGGCCTGATGGCCCTCGGAGGGACGCTCCTCGCTCTGGGGCTTCCCGCCGACTGGATCGA
Above is a window of Streptomyces sp. NBC_01498 DNA encoding:
- a CDS encoding transporter substrate-binding domain-containing protein encodes the protein MHDDERPTHRLTARYRPVAGDTAEANELAEWLRARVAGHTVRQLADGFPCSRTQWSEFLRGRKLIPLSVLDSVVTKLVPRQDQQLHRGLGHELLRAATDADAIRRAESAPAASPGGSPHEYEMRLDNARQGQIEAQETVQSLTLLIYAFIRAMADLNQRCRTLEAERDQVRLQLHQQESATTANQHRAAQIRRRSAERQRRLAEAERRLTETERRHAEFEERLARARREQQQAEELRIEAFQQAEENRRAFKQLTGRDSPAGSSGEAPGQVPAPEPSEYDRFLEIADAELDSHNARMDTIREQIGLPALTAPTGPRTIVGQVVRTSSTDGADSADNTLIGQNPVPGPSADDADNASGAPAEAPAPVAGKTDRHGFGAEPPEGGPRRRRRGSGRGPVSALAGTACLALLAVGGWFLWIHEPASFPETEALVALRNAQNGKGTFRIGVKDNQPGLSTNEGTKEKPRWIGAEIEYARHIAEFMRIPPENIHFEPLGSNTRETLLRNGDVHMVVGTYGISDKRKKEVDFAGPYYQTKQKVMLRKGQGDDEAEFRDESGAMGSEIVRSVANLKDNPRIPLCTVEKSTSLDRLKKEGFTQVAALTDYEDCMEGLQEKDGSDGYRYDGVVTDEIILSGLKNNSPDGDKLMIIRDGLGEAEQYGIGLKKDNGALKEKICEAIRSIEADQVEKIYEEISEETSTQVIPDPTEC